Genomic DNA from Brassica rapa cultivar Chiifu-401-42 chromosome A04, CAAS_Brap_v3.01, whole genome shotgun sequence:
CCACTATTCGAAGCAAACACAAGATTTTATTCCCAGAGCATTGCAAGATGAGTGTTTTAAAGCAAGATGAGAGgaaggaaagaaaagaaacctttttgatcaaaaaaaaaaaaaaaaaaaagaaaccttaAGAGAGCGGTCCCACAGAATCTTCTTGGAAATGGAGAGGCTGCCTTCCTCCCACATACATCAGAAAGAACTTCTGCAAGTAGCTTATGTCTCCTTTTGGTGACTGCACCACAAAACACATAACCAGCGTTCTAAAAAATCGTCTAGTCGGCAAATCAGAACTAAacgaaactattttttaaataaatcctattaaaaaaaaacgtctaggcaataaaaaaaaaaatcgacctAGACGTCCGCCTAATCAATAATCCAATATAAAGCCACTAACTACCACATAGTGATTTCTTGAACAATTGCTCATAATCATTCTAAAACTTGCCTAGgacataaactttaaaaaaaaaattgtaaaaacacTTAAATTAATCGGTCGGGCTATATGCATCCCTTAATCAATAATCCCATATAAAGCGACTAACTACCACACACACATAGctatttcttgaacattgcacataataataCAGTGTCTTTTAAAGCTTAGTGTTCTCTGTAAGAGAAAGACAGACGAGACCATGAAATTGCGAACAAATAACAGAAAGACAGTAAGGTTGTCCGAAAACAAAAGAGTAGACAAACGCAGGACAATGACAGTCTTAAACCACAGCAAGATTAACATGAAAGTAGAACCTAAAAGGCCAAGACATAAGTGTCGCGAGATACTCATTTGTTACCTGTACTGATTTGTTGGTATAAAAGGAACTTGAGGGCAAATCAGAGGATGGCTGAAGCTCGtcgctttcttcttcttcttcttcctcggagTTTTCTTCGTCTTCGTCGACGAGGGGGGGGAGCAGCAGGAGGGTGTTGATCGTAGAAATCTTCGCCGTCATTCGAGAATTCTCCTTTGTGGCGACGTCGATTAGGTTTTTTGTCTCGTTTTCCCATTTTCGAGCGTCGAGCGGtcgagaagagagaagagagaagcgTTGTGTTGTATTGGTCAACTGCTTTTCACTTTTCTTTGTGAAAGTGCCCTCAACGCTGCCACATAGGCCCTAGGCCTTTGTCGTTTTCGAGTTACCGGTTTAGATCTTATTTTCGGTTTAAACCTTACTTGTGGTTGTATTTGTGGGTTAGAACGTAATTCCGGTTTAAAACGGTATTTCAGAGGTTTAATTAGACCATctcgatatttttttttaatttctctaaattacaaaaactataaaataaagatGATGACGTATgttaataaaactaataaatattatttttcatcaaaatataaaatatatattcatttctattttaaaataaaagtaaaagtgAACTAATAATAGTATTTAGACTAGAGTCAAAAGATAGAGATGTGTTCACAATGTCGATGAGTGCACCTAAGCTTTCATTACGTAGACCTCTCAAGACTAGCTATTTGGTAGGTGCTATTGGTTATAGAGTATTAGACTTAGAGCATGTTTATTGCTAGCAACCTTTAGTGTTGCTTAGTGGTTGTTAATGAATTTTAAGTATTAAAATTTAGCTAAGAGATAATCTTAAGAAACACTTAATTGTAGGGGTTTATGGTAGTTGCTTGACTTAAGGTGCTTAACAATAAAAATTGAGATACTACAAGTGTGATGAAATGAAATTATGAGTGATGAAAATTGATATTATGAGTGCAAGAGAACATGAGAATGATAGAACGTttacagagagagagattacTACAAGTGTGATCTCTAGTTAATAAACTCTCCACTCTCAACTCGTGACCTCTCCACTCTTTCTTGAGAAATAATACAACACTCAGAAAATATAATTAGCAATGATTCATCCAATTAGCAATGATTCATCCAATTAGCAATCTACACAGAGCCACCGATCGGGGAAAAATCCGCCTTTCGCCTCGGAGAGGAAAGAAACCAGAGAGAGATCTCGCCGTGTTCCTTCGTGGAGGAGAGCAACAGATACAGGGGACGTCGTTCGCCTCGACGACGACAGCAAACGAGAGAGACGCCGCCGTTTCAACGAACAGAGCCACCGATCGCAGAGATATCGCCTTTCGccacagagagaaagagagagagagaggagagagagaaagaaaagaagaaacgcGACGGAAGCCAACGACACCTCTCCTCAAGCCAATTCCTTAGGCGACACGTGCTCGTTTAGGGACGACGCTTCCCGTGCTTAATTAAGCAACGTctgttcgttttttttttttctttttcttttttttttaaattgtaattaACCTTAAGCAACAGCCTTAAGCTTACTGCATTAAACCTGCTCTAAAGAGCACAATTATGGGGGTTATACGAAGGGTTTTTAAGTGGTGggttatattttttgattaaaaaccgGTGATAGAAGAGATGAAATTAGGATCCACTTTTGTCTGTTTTTTGTACTATTTTCGGGCTCCACTGACACGTGACAACAGTCCGCGATTGgttctcttttaaaaaaaaaaaaataatcaaaaaaacaaaaaaaaaaaaaatttaagaaaccaaaaaaaaaaaacgttttaggGATAGTCATGGCCTTATAAACTTAGCAGAACCATTTTGTAATGCTGTATTGTTTGGAGAAAGCTCTTTTGGTGGAGGTTGCCATTGTAATCTAAAGATTTCTTGTACTCCAGATTGGTATCTTAGGGCGTGCTCACCTTTGAGGAAAACAAACAACATCCTCATACCTCcattttttcaaataaatttaggATTCCGTTTTTACAAATTAAATTTGCTTATATTAATGGGATATACATCTATAATAGTATAATATGATTCCgtttattatttgtatttgcATTATTCTCCAATAGATCAAGCACATTACAGAAAGACTAAAAAGAATAGTGGTGgagtttttttaagttttgtagTCACTACGCCACTGAAGTTGCTAAACCAAAGACTTAACTGTGTAATTCCATGCAGTACCCCGTCACTAATAATAGTCTCATCACTTACTCACGTACTTACTCAGAAAGAAACAAATCTCATGCCCATGTTTGATTTGATCCCAAAACATTGCACAAAAAGTTTTTCGTGTATTATAGTCACCAAAAATCCCCACATGAGCAAATTCCATCACTACTAAAGTGATGAAACCGATTAGTATCTCTAACTACAATCTCTCTTTCTTCAATCTTGGCAATCATTTGATAACTGCATGACAATCCCCACAGACCCTAAGGTTCTTAATGATCAAAAGAGGACTTCCTTTGGTGTAGCTATCAACCCAAAAGCAATAGCTAATCTCTCACTATGCTGAGCAAGAACAGCTTCTTTATGCTCATCATCAATATCTTGAAGCACATAACTCGTATCCGCTCATACCTAAAATCCTTCAGCCGTCTACTCAAATCCTCTAGCTTCTTATAGATCTGATCTCTGAGAGGATGAGACCGATCGCCCAGCCAAGAACGCATAAGTCTTGTTCTTCACCTCAATCCAGCTGTAGCCAGCTTCTTTCTTCACCTTCCTCTCCTCCATCAGCTTCCTTACTTTCGCTCTCTCTCCCCAATCTCCTGACTCTGCATACATATTAGACAACAACACATACGCAGCTGAATCCTCTGGTTTCATATCAATGATCTTCTTTGCAGCTAATCTCCCAAGCTCTGTTTCTCTTGTGCAAACGGCAGGCAGCTAGATAAGAACTGTCCTCCAAATCGTCGAACCAGCAGGGTATGTCATGTTGTCTATGACCTCCATAGCCTTCTCAAGCACCCGGCTCGGCTGTATAGATCGACCATACAGCTATTATTGCTCCTTTGTAGGGCAATCTTGCATTCTCTCACCATTATATCGAAATACTTCTCGCCTTCTTCTACCAACCCTGCGTGTTGTACAAGCAGCAAACACTCCAATGAACGTTACGCTATCCATTCTCACCTTTCGCCTCTTCATCTCCTCGAAAACATCGAGAGCTTTGTAGCTTCCCCGTGCTGCGCATACCCGGAGATCATCGAGTTCCACGACACTAGATCTCTCTCTCCCTGCCTTTTAAAGACTGCTTCCGCGCTCTCGATGTCGCCTTTCTTGCATACATGGTTAGAAGAGCGCTACTACAATTAGAGAGTCATCCACTCTTGATTTTATAGCGAACCCGTGGAACTGCTTTTCCCTGTCCAGAAGATGCGGAAGCCAGCAGCACACACGTTGAGGACGCTGGAGAATGTGAACTCGTTCGGTTTTATCCCTCCCTTTGTGAGCTCGCTAAACATCTTTACAGCTGCTTCTNNNNNNNNNNNNNNNNNNNNNNNNNNNNNNNNNNNNNNNNNNNNNNNNNNNNNNNNNNNNNNNNNNNNNNNNNNNNNNNNNNNNNNNNNNNNNNNNNNNNCTGTCTGACGTGGCTGTTTAACTGGTTCTCATTGGTCAATTATTTTTGAGGACGTGGCAGCTTAGATTTTGAGTATATGCTGCTTTTAGTATAGTAAGATTTATTTCTCATTACCCTTATTGCAAAAGGGACGTTTAGTTCTCATTATCCATTAACCACACTTTCTTCGAATGTCCACCAGCCCTTTAATGATGGGCCCTATCATCCATACCGTTTTTCCGGGTTTTTTCCGTGTAACTCTTTATACTCAAAACCttgattatattattttgtgcaaaagaaaaaagagtaaATCCAGAAGCGCTGGATACATTCCCATGGATTCGCATGGTATATCTAAAAAGCGCGTAACGAGAAagagtttcaaaaataaaaatatctcacCGATGGACTCACTTCAACTTGCTGTCAAGGAAGCTGAAAGCTAGACTCTAGCGCAGAGAATCTCCAAAGACCCCTGGCGGAGATAGGATGAACAACAACGACCGACTAACAACATTACATAGATAATTTCCGCAGCTAAATGGAGATGTCAAACAGACGCGTCCTGGATAAACGAATGCGATAGAGTTGAGATGGGTTTTGTGCTGCTGGAAGATGATTCCCCTACCCTGTTTGGAGCACATGGACTAAGTGCTGCAGCATCTCCTCTCCACGCTGAAGTAGAAGGGTTGTTGTGGGCTATCCAGGAAGTATTGAAGCAAGGAAACAGAGAGGTACGATTTGAGTTCGACTGTGAACAATTAATTAAACTGatgaaggaggaagaagagtgGCCAGCAATAGCACCCGAGTTAGATGGAATTAAAGCTTTATCTGCTGAATTTATTGACGTATCTATCACATACATCCCAAGATGGCTCTTGCTAAAGGGGGAGATCACGTATTCAGGTCCTCTTCTGTTAACTGTTTTGCACCAAGTTAATTAGTTCTTTATGCTGGCCATGCGGTTGCTAACTACTtcgatgaattttttttttatatcaagaaaaaaaaaaaaaaaacaaataattgcACTTGAAGTGTCTGTATTTCtttaatatttcataataaaCGACAAAAGCTGTGATTTACGGTGGAAACTGACACTGagactttttttaaaaatggtttcccttttaaaaaacatttcttCTAATGGTTAGGATAATTAATAATTGAAGATATCGCATGCATGCATATGTTCTGTATATACCgtataaaaaaggaaatttaaaGACCAATTGGTTAATCTGCCACTTCTCATCCCACTCATAAAGCACAAATTCTCATTTTAGTGCTAAGAGGGGACTTTAGCAACTCATATATAAAGCTAAAAACTAAGATTTTTAACTTGTTGACTACTTGAATAGCTAGATAACATCGTAGAATGAAAAActtgttctttttttgtaactgtGAAAAATTTGTTCTTAGTTCACTAAATCTGATTACTGGTTctttaacaaacaaacaaaaaaatagtataactaactggacaaaaaaaatatacgtTTCGAGTTTAGTTATTaagttaattaaataaaaacaaaattcacatTCATTGAACATGTACATTGCTCATAGCCATATATCTCTATAAGCGACTGACACATAAGCTTTTTATATGCTTCAAAAGGGTTGTTTTTTTACAACAGCTTCAAAAATAGTGATAGCATCTACTCGGAGGAAATGCATTTTGAAATTAGCTATCTAGATAGGTTTTATATCATTAGGCTACTAGCGCAAAAAAAACTTGTTATactttgttttttatataaagtaagtttgtaaatttaattttttttttaaatactactgttttgtaattaaaaaagTAGCCAGTCTTTCATTTAATTCTAATGAATGggatattattttgtttttttttgtcaactgataTAATTTTGTTATCAACATTAAACAATAAAAAGACATGTTTTGTGAATTATGTTTATTGTAAACCACGTATTCATCTTAAAAACACTATGCATACGTCAGTAACATGATTTTTCTGAGAAATAGTAACACGAAGTTGTCTTGTCTCTTCTTTGAAGGTTTACACGTACTGGAAACAAGAGACCATTTTTCCCAATTAGATATTCTAAAATATTACTCCAAGTAATAAATCCaaatattaattagttttttttaatatgcagttcaaaattcaaataaaaagcaaaagaaaaagttaaatTCCCAATGCCACCACTTAGTAATTGGACTTCTGTTTGAATAATGGCTAGAGAATAACATGGACGTATCACATCTGtcttcctctctctttttttataatgaaatcTCTCTTCCTTTTTTCCCGAGTCTAGATTTACGATActaattttaatgataaaatGAAGAAATTAAACTTAGGAATGTAATCACTTGgctagtaattttatttttccagtCAGAAATTTTTCCCTACATATAATCACAAGTTAAATATGTTAGATGTATTAGtcaaaaaatgttaaatgtaGAATTTAAAGTTACCATCACGCAATACATAATGTTATTTCAGAAAGTATAATTTTCATGTGAATGCTTGTCCCCTTCCAAGCTAGGTTTTGTAATTCTTCTTTGGATATTTTAGAaagtattattttgattttttttttttttgctataactGTACACATAATTTCTTCTGAccactataaaaaaatttaataaccTGAAACGTCCATAAATTCACTATTTTTTAGTGTATGACATCTATGTagatttaaaaaattgtaaaaggccaacaaatatatttagaaattaaCAACATAAATGTGGTCTATTGGTAGATGGATTTTGTGAGATAAATAAACCGGATTCAAAACAACTacaaacattaaacatatgtggCCACAAAAATATAGGATCATATTTAGATCTGATTTAAATACCCGGAACAAAATGTTTGTAAACTGCACCtcttttaaaaaggaaattagtttaaattctttcatatatatatagaagttcCTTGAATCTAAACGTCAAATCAAATTCACTATGGCCACTTATTCTCTTAAATACTATAAATACATGGTGTTCTGACTTTATGTCTTCACTAAATCAATATTAACATATCCGATCCCGCAAAGCAAGCTACGCTTGTCTATCCCCGCAATAACACACCAATACACAATCTCATCAACATTATTTCCTTATCCTTCAAAGTTATTATTTGTTTCTTCGAGCTCTTAAAGAAGCAATCTAGATGTCCCGGATATCGTCAGACCCGCTTATGGTTGGGAGAGTAATCGGAGACGTTGTGGACAATTGTTTGCAGGCGGTGAAAATGACAGTGACTTATAACTGCGACAAGCAAGTCTACAATGGCCATGAACTTTTCCTTCTGCAGTTACAAACAAACCCAAAGTTGAAGTTCATGGGGTGACATGAGGTCATTCTTCACTTTGGTACGCGAACTTTTATCATATATGTTAATACAAATATTGCTTAGTCGTTTTGTTTAATATAACTCCCTTCAATGCTCGTTAGTTGTTATGTAATACATAAACCTTATAATTTCCTATCCAGTTCTTTTAAAGAGACTTTCTTGGTGGAACTTCTAAAGAAACTAACTACAAATATTGAAATATAGGTACATTTTATGAAATGCCAATACTCTGcttattctattaaaattatCACTCTATGACATAAGATGCAAAAATTATTCTTAACttgtttgagaaaaaaaaacatttctaaaaaatcaattattcaTCGATCTTGTAAAACAAAGAAAcctgaaaagtaaaaaaaaataatgacttTAGTCTTACGGATCTCTTAGCTTAATTATGAAGAATATATTGGTACAGTAGTTGTTATTTTTTCACAGATTTTACCGTGGTGATAATTTTTAAGAATGGTACATACAAAACCTGTTTCATGAAACTCCTATTTTTCAGATTTAGTTTGCATTTTCgggaatatttattttatactaatGTTCAAGAGAGCTGcgtattctttgttttttttttttggtaaaataagaACGTATTCTTTGTTTTTTGTAAAGCAACTGCGAATTCTTTGTTGCAATACATGTGTTTCTTTATGTAGATATTTATTTGTGTCACGTGTAGATATGTTCATGATTCATGAATATCAAATATGTCAAACAGGTCATGACTGATCCTGATGTTCCTGGACCTAGTGATCCTTATCTGAGGGAGCACTTGCACTGGTAAAATTGATTCCTTCcttttttttggttaagaaaCATGTGATTGTATACATATGTAACATTTTTTGCAATGATATGTCAGGATTGTTACCGATATCCCAGGGACAACCGACGTGACATTTGGTaagtcatatatactttagtaaATCAAACAAATGacattacatataaatatatgcattcttcattagttttatatatgaTCCAGATGTGTAACCTAAGAGTTTGTATTAATTATAATCTACGTTTAAACCAAAGTGTCGTGAACATGCCAATTaattttagtataaaataaaaaaaaaacactaaagtaTAACTATGCACTCTTAATTAGTTTCATACGGTCTAGATCTGTAATCTATTTGTTTGTATTAGTGTCACCGTTGTTCAAAAAACAAAGTGTCACCGCCATGTTATAGCCTGTCCGGTTAAAGTTTAGAAACTGTACGAGGTACAGCATGAAATTACTCTAATCAATGTAGacgaaaaaatatttaattactcTAATACAAAACAGGAAAGGAAATAGTAGGGTACGAGATGCCTCGGCCAAACATAGGGATCCACCGATTTGTGTATTTGCTTTTCAAGCAGAACCGTAGAGGAAGTGTGGTTTCTGTGCCGTCTTACAGAGACCAATTCAACACTCGGATGTTTGCATATGAGAACGATCTCGGCCTCCCCGTTGCAGCTGTTTTCTTCAACTGCCAGCGTGAGACCGCCGCTAGACGCCGTTAATATCGATCGGTTGTTCCATGCACTCTGACGGGAAGCAGCTTTTTATAATGATATATCTATATATGGTGGCTGTACTGTTATGAACTATTATTATCATTTGAATAAATTCGGCATTTCTTGTTTAAGTTTATTTTCATATGGATGGATGTTTCTGGTATTTTGGATGTAGATATAACTGATATTTCTTATCATAATCAattatatcaatatatatatagttactaaCAAGCACTAACACAAACCCACACCTCGACTCTGTGATCAGAACATACCGTCGACAACTCAAACACCGCAGTGGTGCCTTCTTCTCATCCACAGTGGGTTCTACAAATAATTGTATAAATTCGTTTTTcttcatttaaataattatttttgtttgtccaagctaaaaaaaacatttcttctttttaaaaatgtttcaaGTCCTAACCATCATTTAGCTCAGATAACTATTGAACTTCCTTTTAACAAGTCCGAAACGGTTCCAAACTTTAAAatcatcaaaagaaaaagaaaacaagctGGACGGGCTAATTCCACAGATGTACTCCCCTTGAAAACTAGTTGGATAGTAACAGGCTACATCACTCACacttacaaaaaaagaaagaaaaatgctTCTCTGATCAGTGATCACTGGTGTCAGTCATGATCATATGATTCAGGTACATTAAATTTTGTATGTATTATTAATAACACTTGAATGTGTTTTGCATGTGTTGTTGGATTGTATGTATTTTCCTTCTTGGCATAAAAGTCAACTAGTATGTGTCAAACAAAATCAAATGTGAAGTCGGTAAGAGGATCTCATTAAAGTGGCAAAGAAGTGTCAGGTTTCATAGCTTTTGACCAAAAGATAGCATAACCGATTCTCTAGTTATGATTCTCAGCATAAAGACACAGCTACAAGAGTGTTGGTACACAAAACTAAACGCTGACGGCAACAATGTAAGCATTCCAAGCATCACACTGCTGAAAGTTCTTGACTTCTTCGTACTTGATATCTCGTCCAGCACCAAACCCATCTGTTCTACGCATTTCAGAAGCGTCTGGCATTTCCCTGAGCCAGAAATGGACTGATCTAAACCCGGCTTCTTCCATACAGTCTTTTATCTCCGGTAATGACCacctacacacacacacacacacatgaccAAAAGATCCACTTCACACGTGCTACTTAATCTtaagacaaaaagaaaaaaatgaatgtGGAAGCAGAAGAGTAGAGGGCCACTTACAGTCTCCAGCTATAAGAAAAAGCATGGCGAATCTTTCTGTTCTGCTTCTGAAGGTGATAGTGAAGACTGATCCTTGTCTTGCGACTAACAATATCAAACTCAGCCTGCTCCCATGTATACTGCCATAAGATATACACAATCGCTAGTAAGTTACCATATGAAGTATTAACAGtttaaacttctttttttttaccgtGAAAGTTGGGAACTTCCGTTGAAGCTTCAACTGTCCCTCTGCAGAAGCACCTCCATACAAGTCCATAACGAATATACCACCTTTCTTGGACAAGGCCTCACGCGCATTCTTGAAGTAAGTAACCAACTCCGAGCGTTTGTGGAGGCAACAGCAACTGAAATTGAAAGCACACACGATATCCCTCTTCGGTAATGAATCAGACCCATCATGAACTAAATCTTCACCCTCATCATCCAAACTGATATTTTGAATCAGCTCGTGGGATCTGGACGTCACTTGCTTAGCATCAGAGGGGTCAAAACATTCCCATGGAGAAGAGACATTCTCGAGTACACGTCAGCGCCGAGCTTGCTGATGTTGTTGTCCATGCACCATTCCAGCGCCTCGAGGTCGAAATCTAGCCCTACAGCAGTCCTCCTCGTGTCAGCCTTCAGCCACTCCGCACTATTCGAAGCAAACACAAGATTTTATTCCCAGAGCATTGCAAGATGAGTGTTTAAAGCAAGATGAGAGgaaggaaagaaaagaaacctttttgatcaaaaaaaaaaaaaagaaaagaaaccttAAGAGAGCGGTCCCACAGAAATCTTCTTGGAAATGGAGAGGCTGCCTTCCTCCCACATACATCAGAAAGAACTTCTGCAAGTAGCTTATGTCTCCTTTTGGTGACTGCACCACAAACACACATAACCAGCGTTCTAAAAAATCGTCTAGTCGGCAAATCAGAACTAAacgaaactattttttaaataaatccgTATAAAAAAACGTCTaggcaataaaaaaaaaaatcgacctAGACGTCCGCCTAATCAATAATCCAATATAAAGCCACTAACTACCACATAgtgatttcttgaacattgctCATAATCATTCTAAAACTTGCCTAGgacataaac
This window encodes:
- the LOC103864790 gene encoding LOW QUALITY PROTEIN: protein CENTRORADIALIS-like (The sequence of the model RefSeq protein was modified relative to this genomic sequence to represent the inferred CDS: inserted 2 bases in 2 codons); this translates as MSRISSDPLMVGRVIGDVVDNCLQAVKMTVTYNCDKQVYNGHELXPSAVTNKPKVEVHGXDMRSFFTLVMTDPDVPGPSDPYLREHLHWIVTDIPGTTDVTFGKEIVGYEMPRPNIGIHRFVYLLFKQNRRGSVVSVPSYRDQFNTRMFAYENDLGLPVAAVFFNCQRETAARRR